In Flavivirga abyssicola, the following are encoded in one genomic region:
- the dsrP gene encoding sulfate reduction electron transfer complex DsrMKJOP subunit DsrP: protein MKRLKVFGSLVKDSLDTITHGSKKYHLWMALLTFVMLAGMYCYSIQLEHGLSVTGMTDRVSWGLYISNFTFLVGVAAAAVMLVMPTYVLKDIDFKQAVLIGEGLAVAALIMCLAFVIADMGGPSVLWHMIPGIGVFNFPNSMLTWDVLVLNGYLFLNITIPFYILFRHYQGKEAKRSVYIPGAILSVFWAVAIHLVTAFLYQGLQARPFWNNALLGPRFLASAFAAGPALIILVLAIIRNFTEFKIQDKTIKKIAMVVTVAAQINLIMLISELFKEFYAPTHHSESAYYLFFGLDGKDALLPWIWTAIPLNVLATVLLTFHKLRNNFKVLFFCCFILFVAIWIEKGFGLIVPGFIPGPYGKIAEYMPTGIEIGVTLGIWALGAFVFTILAKTAIGIELGKLKYKKK from the coding sequence ATGAAACGATTAAAAGTTTTTGGAAGTTTAGTTAAGGACAGTTTAGACACGATAACACATGGTTCAAAAAAGTATCATTTATGGATGGCACTCTTAACTTTTGTCATGTTGGCTGGGATGTATTGTTATTCCATTCAATTAGAGCACGGGCTTAGTGTTACCGGTATGACAGATAGAGTGAGTTGGGGCTTATATATTTCTAATTTTACTTTTTTAGTTGGTGTGGCGGCCGCAGCAGTTATGCTTGTTATGCCCACCTACGTTTTAAAAGATATCGATTTTAAACAAGCAGTGCTTATTGGTGAGGGCTTAGCAGTGGCGGCACTTATTATGTGTTTAGCTTTTGTAATAGCAGATATGGGAGGGCCTTCAGTGTTATGGCATATGATTCCAGGGATTGGCGTGTTTAACTTTCCAAACTCCATGTTAACATGGGATGTATTGGTACTTAATGGCTATTTGTTTTTAAATATTACCATTCCATTTTATATTTTATTTAGACATTATCAAGGCAAAGAAGCTAAACGCAGTGTATATATCCCAGGAGCTATTTTATCTGTTTTTTGGGCTGTTGCGATTCACTTAGTTACTGCATTTTTATATCAAGGGTTACAAGCACGTCCGTTTTGGAATAATGCCCTATTAGGCCCTCGGTTTTTGGCATCAGCATTTGCAGCAGGACCTGCATTAATTATTTTGGTTTTAGCTATTATTAGAAACTTTACGGAATTTAAAATTCAAGATAAGACCATTAAAAAGATTGCAATGGTTGTTACTGTAGCTGCTCAAATAAATTTAATCATGCTTATCTCAGAATTATTTAAAGAGTTTTATGCGCCAACACATCATAGTGAAAGTGCCTATTATCTTTTCTTTGGATTAGATGGTAAGGATGCTTTATTACCATGGATTTGGACGGCCATACCTTTAAATGTATTAGCCACGGTCTTATTAACGTTCCATAAGCTTAGAAACAATTTTAAAGTGCTCTTCTTTTGTTGCTTCATATTATTTGTTGCTATTTGGATTGAAAAAGGATTCGGACTTATTGTTCCTGGATTTATTCCTGGACCTTACGGAAAAATAGCTGAGTATATGCCTACAGGTATTGAAATAGGAGTCACATTAGGTATTTGGGCGCTAGGAGCTTTTGTATTTACAATCCTTGCTAAAACAGCAATAGGGATAGAATTAGGGAAATTAAAGTATAAAAAGAAATAA
- a CDS encoding winged helix-turn-helix domain-containing protein, giving the protein MGYKIKSRIWIESENNVLLGEGRVHLLKAIHETGSLSKAAKSLNISYKKAWQLLDSVNKSAKKPVTINSIGGKGGGGAELTEYGQSLINAFDEINKNCWAFLDKQLEKIEAL; this is encoded by the coding sequence ATGGGATATAAGATTAAAAGTAGAATCTGGATTGAATCTGAGAATAATGTACTTCTCGGTGAAGGGCGTGTACATTTACTAAAAGCCATACATGAAACTGGATCGCTTTCAAAAGCTGCTAAATCCTTAAATATATCCTATAAGAAAGCATGGCAACTTTTAGACTCGGTAAATAAATCAGCTAAAAAGCCCGTAACGATTAATAGTATTGGTGGTAAAGGTGGCGGTGGCGCCGAATTAACTGAATATGGTCAGTCGTTAATTAATGCTTTTGATGAAATCAATAAGAATTGTTGGGCCTTTTTGGATAAGCAATTGGAGAAAATAGAAGCGCTGTAG
- a CDS encoding multiheme c-type cytochrome, whose amino-acid sequence MKKRLGIISLFVILFITFITIWNYSYEIGLEEAYIPIEDNSSVYAIPSESGVFKRSEHAMDYENMPVDKNHQRSLITYYKNRAYHGAPPSIPHAVDEQQNMGGQSCLKCHENGGFTEKFQAYAPVTPHPELVNCKQCHVEQNTQTLFKSGNYAHVMAPKVGVNNALLGSPPMIPHQIQLRENCLSCHAGPSAPKEIRVSHPERVNCRQCHVPSTKEMTEVGTFKRAGHEE is encoded by the coding sequence ATGAAAAAAAGACTAGGTATCATATCGTTATTTGTAATTCTCTTTATAACATTTATTACTATTTGGAATTACAGCTATGAAATAGGGCTTGAAGAAGCTTATATTCCAATTGAAGACAATAGTAGTGTTTATGCAATTCCATCAGAATCAGGTGTTTTTAAACGTTCTGAGCACGCCATGGATTATGAGAATATGCCTGTAGATAAGAATCATCAAAGGTCATTAATCACTTACTATAAAAACAGAGCGTATCATGGAGCACCTCCTAGTATTCCACATGCAGTGGACGAACAACAAAACATGGGAGGCCAAAGTTGTTTGAAATGCCATGAAAATGGTGGATTTACTGAAAAATTTCAAGCTTATGCTCCTGTAACACCACATCCAGAATTGGTAAACTGTAAGCAATGCCATGTGGAGCAAAATACACAGACCTTATTTAAAAGTGGAAACTATGCACATGTTATGGCTCCAAAAGTAGGCGTTAACAATGCTTTATTAGGAAGCCCTCCAATGATTCCACATCAAATTCAATTAAGAGAGAATTGCTTATCCTGCCATGCAGGCCCAAGTGCACCTAAAGAAATTAGAGTCTCACATCCAGAGCGTGTTAACTGTAGACAATGTCACGTACCTAGTACTAAAGAGATGACCGAGGTAGGAACTTTTAAAAGAGCTGGTCATGAAGAATAA
- a CDS encoding cytochrome c3 family protein — translation MKNNINMMNKIVCFSVFLLAFFSCKHHENEYHSITDKIEAESKDYHGTSISSEAYIGEIQTIEITEGDHTFLIPERKSQIKSYACTECHSKPLSQMKSKDIQKAHWDIKMDHANENTMNCVTCHNPDNIDDLRSLTGHTIDFNTSYNLCNQCHTKQFEDWKGGAHGKRIGGWAPPRASMTCVNCHDPHKPHFESRWPARFNTQKVKERE, via the coding sequence ATGAAGAATAATATAAATATGATGAATAAAATAGTTTGTTTTTCTGTTTTCTTATTGGCATTTTTTTCTTGTAAACACCATGAAAATGAATACCATAGTATAACTGATAAGATAGAAGCTGAAAGCAAAGATTATCACGGAACTTCAATCTCGTCTGAAGCATACATAGGTGAGATACAAACCATAGAAATCACAGAAGGCGATCACACGTTTTTAATTCCCGAAAGAAAAAGTCAAATTAAGTCTTATGCCTGTACCGAGTGCCATTCTAAACCTTTGTCACAAATGAAGAGTAAAGACATTCAAAAGGCACATTGGGATATTAAAATGGATCATGCTAATGAGAATACAATGAATTGTGTGACTTGTCATAATCCAGATAATATAGATGATTTAAGAAGTCTTACAGGACATACTATTGATTTTAATACGAGTTATAACCTGTGTAATCAATGCCATACCAAACAATTTGAAGATTGGAAAGGAGGTGCACATGGTAAACGTATAGGAGGATGGGCACCGCCGAGAGCCTCTATGACTTGTGTGAATTGTCACGATCCGCACAAGCCTCATTTTGAGTCAAGATGGCCAGCACGATTTAATACCCAAAAGGTAAAAGAAAGAGAATAA
- a CDS encoding molybdopterin molybdotransferase MoeA, which translates to MITIHEAINAVKNNITPLFKEETKPLERCGGYHLSKDIVSPVNMPPFRQSAMDGYALYLHNDLSYNLVDEVKAGDHHQPVLKPGEAVRIFTGAPVPETANAVMMQEKVVVDGSKITVESDVLEGHNIRPMGEQVKTGELALKKETKLTPAAIGYLTSLGITEAQVFQKPSIALITTGNELVEAGAPLTYGKIYESNSKMLLNALYNLKFYDVTIHKIEDHYIQTKNKLEAVINNNDLVIATGGISVGDYDFVGKALKELQVKEVFYKVKQKPGKPLFFGKKEDTAIFALPGNPAAALSCFYAYVYIALQKMMNKGTVELPRVKAKSISKFDKKGDRPQFLKAIYNNDHVEILEGQNSSMLQTFALSNALVFVPEDVSRININDELEVILLPV; encoded by the coding sequence ATGATAACAATACATGAGGCTATAAACGCTGTTAAAAACAATATTACCCCTCTTTTTAAAGAAGAAACTAAACCGCTAGAAAGATGCGGAGGTTATCACTTGTCTAAAGATATTGTTTCACCTGTAAACATGCCTCCTTTTAGGCAATCTGCCATGGATGGTTATGCTTTGTATTTACATAATGACTTGTCATATAATTTGGTAGATGAAGTAAAAGCTGGTGATCATCATCAGCCTGTTTTAAAACCTGGTGAGGCTGTTAGAATATTTACTGGAGCTCCAGTTCCAGAAACTGCCAATGCCGTTATGATGCAGGAAAAAGTTGTTGTTGATGGTTCAAAAATAACTGTAGAAAGCGATGTATTGGAAGGTCATAATATTCGCCCTATGGGAGAACAAGTTAAAACCGGGGAATTAGCTTTAAAAAAAGAAACCAAATTAACACCTGCTGCCATAGGTTATTTAACGTCTTTAGGAATCACTGAGGCTCAGGTTTTCCAAAAACCGTCTATAGCCCTAATTACTACAGGCAATGAGCTTGTTGAAGCTGGTGCCCCATTAACATATGGAAAAATATATGAAAGCAACTCAAAAATGCTTTTAAATGCGTTGTATAATCTTAAATTTTATGATGTGACTATTCATAAGATAGAAGACCATTATATACAAACTAAAAATAAGCTTGAAGCTGTTATCAACAATAATGATCTGGTTATTGCGACAGGAGGGATATCAGTTGGTGATTATGATTTTGTTGGTAAGGCTCTTAAAGAATTACAAGTCAAAGAGGTATTCTATAAAGTAAAACAAAAACCAGGTAAACCTTTATTTTTTGGAAAAAAAGAGGATACTGCCATATTTGCTTTACCAGGGAACCCAGCAGCTGCACTCTCTTGCTTCTATGCTTATGTGTATATCGCACTGCAAAAAATGATGAATAAAGGTACTGTCGAATTACCTAGAGTTAAGGCCAAGTCTATTTCTAAATTTGATAAAAAAGGTGATAGACCCCAGTTTCTAAAGGCTATATATAACAATGATCACGTTGAAATATTAGAAGGACAAAACTCATCCATGCTGCAAACATTTGCGCTTTCAAATGCTTTGGTTTTTGTTCCTGAAGATGTTTCCCGCATTAATATAAATGATGAATTAGAAGTTATTTTATTACCAGTTTAA
- a CDS encoding 4Fe-4S dicluster domain-containing protein, whose translation MSSNNNKKWFSLNIGRKEKTSSGSCSCGKSSGGCGGSSNAHHMTNEAFTEAAINASIGEERTKDGFEQVFDVKMDRRSAFKKLTASLLIGAGAVSTSCSVISGDESKEKAQIDWEEQFKGNYKLMTDKEKEATVDRLVRSYQLRTGKNISMSSKNAEEDVLFGYAFNISKCQGYMDCVNACVEENNQDRNSQMQYIRIHEMKDGKGFNFNEADDNYYHEVPAQGHFYMGTQCFHCDNPPCVEVCPVQATWREDDGLVVVDYDWCVGCRYCMAACPYDGRRFNWSKPEVPESEINHNQHYLGNRMRKKGVMEKCTFCVQRSRAGKNPACVEACPTGARIFGNLLDPDSTIRWVLENKKVFRLKEDLGTEPKFWYFMD comes from the coding sequence ATGAGTAGTAATAATAACAAAAAATGGTTTTCATTAAATATTGGCAGGAAGGAAAAAACGTCTTCTGGTTCCTGTAGTTGTGGAAAGTCTTCCGGAGGTTGTGGTGGTAGTTCTAATGCACACCACATGACAAATGAAGCATTTACTGAGGCTGCTATAAATGCGTCTATAGGAGAAGAAAGAACCAAAGATGGATTTGAGCAGGTTTTTGATGTGAAAATGGACAGACGAAGCGCTTTTAAAAAGCTAACAGCCAGCTTGTTAATTGGAGCGGGAGCAGTGAGCACATCTTGTAGTGTAATTAGCGGCGATGAAAGCAAAGAAAAAGCACAAATAGATTGGGAAGAGCAATTTAAAGGAAACTATAAATTGATGACCGACAAAGAAAAAGAAGCGACTGTGGATAGGTTGGTACGTTCGTATCAATTAAGAACAGGAAAAAATATAAGCATGTCATCTAAAAATGCAGAAGAAGATGTGTTGTTTGGTTATGCCTTTAATATTTCTAAATGTCAGGGGTACATGGATTGTGTAAATGCATGTGTAGAGGAGAATAATCAAGACCGAAACTCCCAAATGCAATATATAAGAATCCATGAAATGAAAGATGGTAAGGGTTTCAATTTTAATGAGGCTGACGATAATTACTATCACGAAGTGCCTGCGCAAGGACATTTTTACATGGGAACACAGTGTTTTCATTGTGATAATCCACCATGTGTAGAAGTATGCCCCGTGCAAGCCACCTGGCGAGAAGATGATGGATTGGTGGTTGTCGATTATGATTGGTGTGTTGGTTGTAGATATTGTATGGCTGCTTGCCCTTATGACGGTAGACGATTTAACTGGAGTAAGCCCGAAGTACCAGAATCAGAAATTAATCATAATCAGCATTATTTAGGAAATCGTATGCGTAAAAAAGGCGTTATGGAAAAATGTACATTCTGTGTACAACGATCCAGAGCCGGTAAAAACCCTGCATGTGTTGAAGCCTGTCCTACAGGAGCTAGAATTTTTGGAAATCTGTTAGATCCAGATAGTACAATTAGATGGGTTTTGGAGAATAAAAAAGTATTTAGATTAAAGGAAGATTTAGGTACAGAACCTAAGTTCTGGTATTTTATGGACTAA
- the nrfA gene encoding ammonia-forming cytochrome c nitrite reductase, translating to MKNKVLFIVTAIVVFLLGLLASSIVNRKNEAKYKYVPQVEISENEPRNEEWGKNYPAEYQSFLQTAETDFASQQGGSAMRDVLHEDSRLVVLWAGYGFAKDYNQGRGHQYAIEDLRNSLRTGGPKGKGDGPMPATCWTCKSPDVPRLMNENGIAEFYSGKWADKGAEVVNPIGCADCHDSKTMKLTISRPALVEAFEEMGKDINQATHQEMRSLVCAQCHVEYYFDKKNPGNEGVPYLKFPWKNGMSVEAMEKYYDDINFKDWTHKLSRAPMLKAQHPGYETYLTGVHADRGVSCADCHMPYKSEGGQKFTDHHIQSPLNNVANACQVCHREDADKLKENVYERQRKAAENRLKLEDFIVKAHIEAKKAWDLGATEEQMKDILMDIRHAQWRWDYSAAAHGASFHSPVETARVMGSAFTVIQEGRLKLARLLSELGHNEPVEMPDISTKEKAQEYIGLDVEKMKQDKEAFKQNLVPKWLEEAKAREAGYDTKKVSMNK from the coding sequence ATGAAAAACAAAGTATTATTTATCGTTACAGCAATAGTAGTATTTCTACTAGGCTTGTTAGCATCTAGTATTGTTAACAGAAAGAATGAGGCTAAATATAAATACGTTCCGCAAGTTGAAATAAGTGAAAACGAACCACGAAATGAAGAATGGGGAAAAAATTACCCAGCCGAATATCAATCGTTTTTACAAACAGCAGAAACTGATTTCGCATCACAGCAAGGTGGTTCAGCCATGAGAGATGTGCTACATGAAGATTCACGCTTAGTTGTACTTTGGGCTGGATATGGGTTTGCAAAAGATTATAATCAGGGAAGAGGACACCAGTATGCTATTGAAGATTTACGTAATTCTTTAAGAACAGGAGGCCCTAAAGGAAAAGGTGACGGTCCTATGCCTGCGACATGTTGGACTTGTAAAAGTCCAGATGTACCACGTTTAATGAACGAAAATGGTATCGCTGAGTTTTACTCAGGAAAATGGGCAGATAAAGGCGCTGAAGTTGTTAACCCTATTGGTTGTGCAGATTGTCACGATTCAAAAACGATGAAGCTAACCATTTCCAGACCAGCCTTAGTAGAAGCTTTTGAAGAAATGGGTAAGGATATCAACCAGGCAACCCATCAGGAAATGCGTTCTTTAGTTTGTGCGCAATGTCATGTTGAATACTATTTTGATAAGAAAAATCCAGGTAACGAAGGTGTCCCTTATTTAAAATTCCCATGGAAAAATGGGATGTCTGTTGAAGCTATGGAAAAATATTATGACGATATTAATTTTAAAGATTGGACACATAAGTTAAGCCGTGCACCTATGCTTAAAGCGCAACATCCTGGTTACGAAACATATTTAACGGGTGTTCATGCCGATAGAGGCGTATCTTGTGCAGATTGTCATATGCCTTACAAGAGTGAAGGGGGACAGAAATTCACGGATCATCATATCCAATCACCTTTAAACAATGTTGCTAATGCATGTCAAGTGTGTCATAGAGAAGATGCCGATAAGCTAAAGGAAAATGTTTACGAACGTCAGCGTAAAGCAGCAGAAAACAGATTAAAATTAGAAGATTTCATCGTTAAGGCACATATAGAAGCTAAAAAAGCCTGGGACTTAGGAGCCACAGAAGAACAAATGAAGGACATCTTAATGGATATTCGTCATGCACAATGGCGCTGGGATTATTCTGCAGCAGCACATGGCGCATCATTTCACTCGCCAGTTGAAACAGCAAGAGTTATGGGAAGTGCGTTTACCGTTATTCAAGAAGGGCGTTTAAAATTAGCTCGTTTGTTATCTGAATTAGGACATAATGAACCTGTTGAGATGCCGGATATTTCTACTAAAGAAAAAGCACAAGAATATATAGGTTTAGATGTTGAAAAAATGAAACAAGATAAAGAAGCATTTAAACAAAATCTGGTTCCGAAATGGTTAGAAGAAGCAAAAGCCCGTGAAGCAGGTTACGATACTAAAAAAGTATCAATGAATAAATAG
- a CDS encoding molybdopterin-dependent oxidoreductase, producing the protein MQNSLTNRRNFLKKMAAAAAMTAAASMFPGIIFASEQNANLPKGGNLDWKKGPCRFCGVGCGILVGVDQGKAVAVKGDPNCEVNKGLLCVKGYHQIMCTQAKDRLTHALVKKNGRYIQTPINEALDIVANKMKETIEKHGKDSVAMYTSGQSTIPEGYVASKLMKGAIGTNNLDCNARLCMASAVAGFLTTFGADEPMGCYEDIDHADYFITWGNNMAEMHPVLFSRMLEQKNRRGAKIIDFATRTTRSSTASNKSILFEPQTDLAVANAICYEIINNGWMNKSFVENHVNFSKGLTNMGYGVEDKFNFKDKPTKIDFEAYKKFLEDYKPEKVAKYSKVSVKDIKYLAAIYGDPNKKVVSYWCMGMNQHTRGTWMNNLVYNIHLLTGKISQPGNGPFSLTGQPSACGTAREVGTFTHKLPKGVVTNEKHRRLAAKIWKVPYERIPAKPTYHATEMFRAVDRGDIKFIWTQVTNPLVSLPKTSRYRPGMEKDSCFVVVSDVFPTPTSDVADVILPASWHIEKSGLYGNSERRTQHWDKMVEGPGETTPDAWMTIEIAKRMGYGDLFPYSEENHVEEIYNEYKQFHEGAKHGMAPLEVLKKESGAIWPYVDGKSTQWRFNAKYDPACSNDKDFHFYGKPDGKAVIWQRPYEPAAESPDTEYPFWLNTGRVIEHWHTGSMTRRIPVLHKAMPEAYIEFHPEDAKILGIRNGEKVKVSSRRGSCILPASINERGLPTKGQVFVPFFDENMLINDVTLDAFCPISKEPDYKKCAVKVEKA; encoded by the coding sequence ATGCAAAACTCTTTAACTAACAGAAGAAATTTTTTAAAAAAGATGGCAGCGGCTGCAGCAATGACTGCGGCAGCATCGATGTTCCCTGGAATTATATTTGCTTCAGAACAAAATGCTAATCTACCTAAAGGAGGTAATCTAGATTGGAAAAAAGGACCTTGTCGTTTTTGCGGTGTAGGATGCGGTATCCTGGTAGGAGTGGATCAAGGAAAAGCAGTAGCGGTAAAAGGTGATCCTAATTGTGAAGTAAACAAAGGATTACTTTGTGTAAAAGGCTACCATCAAATTATGTGTACGCAGGCTAAAGATAGGCTAACGCATGCTTTGGTTAAGAAGAATGGGAGGTATATCCAAACACCTATTAATGAAGCTTTAGACATTGTTGCTAATAAAATGAAGGAAACCATTGAAAAGCATGGTAAAGATTCAGTAGCAATGTATACGTCGGGACAATCAACAATTCCTGAAGGTTATGTCGCTTCAAAATTGATGAAGGGGGCTATTGGAACTAATAATTTAGACTGTAATGCGCGACTATGTATGGCAAGTGCTGTAGCTGGATTTTTAACCACTTTTGGAGCTGATGAGCCTATGGGCTGTTATGAAGATATAGACCATGCAGATTATTTCATTACCTGGGGTAATAATATGGCAGAAATGCATCCTGTATTATTCTCAAGAATGTTAGAACAAAAAAACAGGAGGGGTGCTAAAATTATAGATTTTGCCACAAGAACGACACGTTCAAGTACAGCATCCAATAAATCGATTTTATTTGAACCACAAACAGATTTAGCTGTTGCAAATGCCATTTGTTACGAGATTATTAATAATGGTTGGATGAATAAATCGTTTGTAGAAAACCATGTGAACTTTAGTAAAGGCTTAACAAACATGGGATATGGTGTTGAAGATAAATTTAATTTTAAAGACAAGCCTACCAAAATTGATTTTGAAGCCTATAAAAAATTCTTGGAAGATTATAAGCCTGAGAAAGTAGCAAAATATTCAAAAGTATCTGTAAAAGACATTAAATATTTGGCTGCTATTTATGGAGATCCTAATAAAAAGGTAGTGTCTTATTGGTGTATGGGGATGAACCAACATACCAGAGGAACCTGGATGAATAACTTAGTGTATAACATTCACTTATTAACTGGTAAAATTTCACAACCAGGAAACGGACCATTTTCTTTAACAGGTCAGCCATCAGCTTGCGGTACAGCCAGAGAAGTGGGGACGTTTACACATAAATTACCAAAAGGTGTAGTAACGAATGAAAAACACAGACGTTTAGCAGCTAAAATATGGAAGGTGCCTTATGAAAGAATTCCAGCAAAACCTACCTATCATGCTACGGAAATGTTTAGAGCTGTAGACCGAGGTGATATTAAATTTATCTGGACACAAGTTACTAACCCTTTAGTGTCGTTACCAAAGACAAGTCGTTACCGTCCAGGTATGGAAAAAGACTCTTGTTTTGTCGTCGTTTCAGATGTATTTCCAACACCGACATCTGATGTTGCAGACGTTATTTTACCAGCGTCCTGGCATATAGAAAAAAGTGGATTATACGGCAACTCAGAGCGTAGAACACAACATTGGGATAAAATGGTAGAAGGACCAGGAGAAACGACTCCAGATGCTTGGATGACTATTGAAATAGCAAAACGAATGGGCTATGGTGATTTGTTTCCATATAGTGAAGAAAACCACGTAGAAGAAATATATAACGAATACAAACAGTTTCATGAAGGTGCCAAACACGGCATGGCACCTTTAGAGGTTCTCAAAAAAGAATCTGGAGCTATTTGGCCTTATGTAGATGGAAAATCTACGCAATGGCGTTTTAACGCAAAATATGACCCAGCCTGTAGCAATGATAAAGATTTTCATTTTTATGGAAAACCAGACGGTAAAGCTGTTATTTGGCAACGACCTTATGAGCCAGCAGCAGAATCCCCAGATACAGAATATCCATTTTGGTTAAATACGGGACGTGTTATAGAACATTGGCACACAGGCTCTATGACTCGCAGAATTCCAGTATTACATAAAGCAATGCCAGAGGCCTATATAGAGTTTCACCCAGAAGATGCTAAAATATTGGGGATCAGAAATGGTGAAAAAGTAAAAGTAAGCTCGCGAAGAGGATCATGTATATTACCAGCTTCTATAAATGAAAGAGGCCTACCTACTAAAGGACAGGTTTTTGTGCCTTTCTTTGATGAAAACATGTTGATTAATGATGTTACGCTAGATGCTTTTTGTCCTATTTCTAAAGAGCCAGACTATAAAAAATGCGCTGTTAAAGTTGAAAAAGCATAG
- a CDS encoding sulfite exporter TauE/SafE family protein codes for MLQTENIYIFLIILPVVSFLYSSVGHGGASGYLALMALFSFAPESMKPTALLLNLFVAGISFYYYYKEGFFNKKLFISFAITSIPMAFIGGMIEIDASLYKKILAVLLIFAILKMLNVFGKESTAIKDVKLWQGLLVGGIIGFFSGLIGIGGGIILTPIILLLHWGKMKEAAAVSALFIWVNSASGLIGQFSIGVTLEKASFLLVIIALIGGILGGYYGSKKINNQNLQYILAFVLLIACVKLFFT; via the coding sequence ATGCTACAAACAGAAAACATATACATATTTTTAATCATACTCCCAGTAGTATCGTTTCTGTATTCCAGCGTTGGTCATGGTGGTGCTAGTGGGTATTTGGCACTTATGGCTTTGTTTTCATTTGCTCCAGAAAGTATGAAACCTACTGCCCTATTGTTAAATCTTTTTGTAGCTGGTATTTCATTTTACTATTATTATAAGGAAGGCTTCTTTAACAAAAAGTTATTTATATCATTTGCAATAACTTCTATACCAATGGCTTTTATTGGGGGTATGATTGAAATAGATGCGTCATTATACAAAAAGATACTAGCTGTTTTATTGATTTTTGCCATATTAAAAATGTTGAACGTTTTCGGAAAAGAAAGTACAGCCATTAAAGACGTAAAATTATGGCAAGGTTTGTTAGTTGGAGGTATTATTGGTTTCTTCTCAGGGCTTATAGGTATTGGTGGTGGTATCATATTAACACCCATTATTTTGTTGTTACATTGGGGTAAAATGAAAGAGGCCGCAGCTGTTTCGGCTTTATTTATTTGGGTGAATTCTGCTTCTGGTTTAATTGGCCAGTTTAGTATTGGTGTTACCTTAGAAAAAGCATCTTTTTTGTTAGTCATCATTGCGTTAATTGGCGGCATTTTAGGAGGGTATTATGGTAGTAAAAAAATAAACAATCAGAACTTACAATATATCTTAGCTTTTGTATTACTGATTGCTTGTGTTAAATTATTTTTCACATAA
- the nrfH gene encoding cytochrome c nitrite reductase small subunit — protein MNLKKNILPDKKSRWRTVAVFLIAVITGLGLFMAKEAEVVSYMSDNPLACVNCHVMTPVYNSWMHSSHREWANCNDCHVPHNNVFNKYYFKAKDGLFHASVFTLRAEPEVMFMREESQEVVQNNCIRCHVQQVTQTKYDGWIDDHAKNRTERKCWSCHQEVPHGTVHGISTIKNNIAPIPTDTEETVIPDWLEKQIEDK, from the coding sequence GTGAATCTTAAAAAAAACATATTACCAGATAAAAAATCGAGATGGAGAACTGTCGCGGTTTTTTTAATTGCTGTTATTACTGGGCTGGGGCTTTTTATGGCTAAAGAAGCAGAAGTGGTTTCTTATATGTCAGACAATCCACTTGCCTGTGTTAACTGCCATGTTATGACACCCGTTTATAATAGTTGGATGCATAGTTCACATCGAGAATGGGCAAACTGTAACGATTGTCACGTACCTCATAACAATGTATTTAATAAATATTATTTTAAAGCAAAAGACGGCTTGTTTCACGCTTCCGTATTTACTTTAAGGGCAGAACCAGAAGTTATGTTTATGCGGGAAGAATCTCAGGAAGTTGTACAAAATAATTGTATTCGTTGTCATGTACAGCAAGTCACACAAACTAAGTATGACGGTTGGATAGACGATCATGCAAAAAACAGAACAGAGCGGAAATGTTGGAGTTGTCATCAAGAAGTACCGCATGGCACTGTACACGGAATATCCACTATAAAGAATAACATTGCACCTATTCCAACAGATACAGAGGAAACTGTTATCCCGGATTGGTTAGAAAAACAAATAGAAGACAAATAA